The following are from one region of the Halarcobacter sp. genome:
- the fliF gene encoding flagellar basal-body MS-ring/collar protein FliF: MDQLLKFINNLNSAQRAVIIGGFSILFILLIALLVYSNIKAQDKKLNYTIASNLTKNQVMLASNELEASGIEFAVVGNGDNLTLKTSKDFINIAKIKLVTSEASTSNHVGWEIFEKSSLGTTNFENKVKYLRALEGELSRSLESLSGVLRASVKIAIPKETIFTERKTDPTASAVISMKPGVFLTQKQIDGIKNFIASAVSNLKVENIQLIDQDGALLQMSSDDLDNQKSLAQNKYKLKLEEDYEKKIVALLEPFVGVGRVVARVSLNLDFKKRHIQEEIYDPEGTIRSQQTDELESSSVGGDNGTGGTAGVDNNIQEPDGANGNGNAQSNTVSTKNITNYEISKKVIDEKNNNYSSIKRVTAAVTFDSTVLADVENRDEFLASIESVVQDTIGYDEERGDKITVRDFKFIGLKSVNAAGTQVDENGNPIAGSQDSGVDTFSMVRSILKDFSEYIQYLIAAILLFVFYKKFIVNHEIVIIGDNKDGKKLDKDGNPIDENLVNDFLSNYEDEFDSSTAQGRLKAKVKSQILNNIEGLDEESAAKYEVLIETLDKEINNSPADIAKMIELLLTEGSGKFK, translated from the coding sequence ATGGACCAACTCTTAAAGTTTATAAACAATTTAAATTCTGCACAAAGAGCTGTAATTATAGGTGGTTTTTCAATACTTTTTATATTACTAATAGCTTTATTAGTATATTCAAATATTAAAGCTCAAGATAAAAAATTAAATTATACTATTGCATCTAATCTAACGAAAAATCAGGTTATGTTAGCTTCAAATGAATTAGAAGCTTCAGGTATAGAATTTGCAGTTGTTGGTAATGGAGATAATTTAACACTAAAAACTTCAAAAGATTTTATTAATATTGCAAAAATTAAGTTAGTTACAAGTGAAGCATCGACAAGTAACCATGTTGGATGGGAAATATTTGAAAAATCATCACTTGGGACAACAAACTTTGAAAACAAAGTTAAATATTTAAGAGCTTTAGAGGGTGAATTATCAAGATCTCTTGAATCTTTATCTGGCGTTTTAAGAGCTAGTGTTAAAATTGCAATTCCAAAAGAAACAATTTTTACAGAAAGAAAAACTGACCCTACTGCATCTGCAGTAATTTCAATGAAACCAGGAGTTTTTTTAACTCAAAAACAAATTGATGGTATTAAAAATTTTATTGCGTCAGCAGTATCTAATCTAAAAGTTGAAAATATTCAATTAATTGATCAAGATGGTGCTTTACTTCAAATGTCATCTGATGATTTAGATAACCAAAAATCACTTGCACAAAATAAATATAAATTAAAACTTGAAGAGGATTATGAGAAAAAAATTGTAGCACTTTTAGAACCTTTCGTTGGAGTTGGAAGAGTAGTTGCTAGGGTTTCACTTAATCTAGATTTCAAAAAAAGACATATACAAGAAGAGATTTATGATCCAGAAGGAACAATAAGAAGTCAACAAACAGATGAGTTAGAAAGTAGTTCAGTTGGTGGAGATAATGGTACTGGTGGAACTGCTGGAGTTGATAACAATATACAAGAGCCAGACGGAGCAAATGGCAATGGTAATGCACAATCAAATACTGTTTCAACAAAAAATATTACAAATTATGAAATTTCAAAAAAAGTAATTGATGAAAAGAATAATAATTATTCTTCAATAAAAAGAGTAACAGCTGCCGTTACATTTGACTCAACAGTTTTAGCCGATGTTGAAAACAGAGATGAGTTTTTGGCTTCAATTGAATCAGTTGTACAAGATACAATAGGCTATGATGAAGAGCGTGGTGATAAAATAACAGTTAGAGATTTTAAGTTTATTGGACTTAAATCTGTAAATGCAGCTGGAACACAAGTTGATGAAAATGGAAATCCAATTGCAGGAAGTCAAGATAGTGGTGTTGATACATTTTCAATGGTAAGATCTATACTGAAAGATTTTTCAGAGTATATTCAATATTTAATTGCAGCAATTTTATTATTTGTTTTTTATAAAAAATTTATTGTTAATCATGAAATTGTTATCATTGGAGATAATAAAGATGGTAAAAAATTAGATAAAGATGGTAATCCAATAGATGAGAATTTGGTTAATGATTTTTTGTCTAATTATGAAGATGAATTTGACTCTTCAACAGCTCAAGGAAGACTTAAAGCAAAAGTAAAAAGTCAAATTCTAAATAATATAGAAGGTTTAGATGAAGAGAGTGCAGCTAAGTATGAGGTTTTAATTGAGACTTTAGATAAAGAGATTAATAATAGTCCAGCTGATATAGCAAAAATGATTGAATTGCTATTAACAGAGGGAAGTGGTAAATTTAAATAA
- the flgB gene encoding flagellar basal body rod protein FlgB — protein MKASGVTDILFDQLSFRGERQKVISSNIANINTPNYKTKELVFENELKKVDDSKNLALKTTNSMHISVASTNQVNNDKSRLVEVKGLEEQNDGNNVNIDKQMSEMSKNKVIFDALQSSIKKDSALFKSVIEASKNN, from the coding sequence ATGAAAGCAAGTGGCGTAACAGATATATTATTTGATCAATTAAGTTTTAGAGGTGAAAGACAAAAAGTTATTTCAAGTAATATAGCAAATATAAATACACCTAATTATAAAACAAAAGAGTTAGTATTTGAAAATGAACTTAAAAAAGTTGATGATAGTAAAAATTTAGCTTTAAAAACTACAAACTCAATGCATATAAGTGTTGCTTCAACAAATCAAGTAAACAATGATAAATCAAGGTTAGTTGAAGTAAAAGGTTTAGAAGAACAAAATGATGGAAATAATGTAAATATAGATAAACAGATGAGTGAAATGTCTAAAAACAAAGTGATTTTTGATGCATTACAATCCTCTATAAAAAAAGATTCAGCACTGTTTAAATCAGTAATTGAAGCATCAAAAAACAATTAA
- a CDS encoding flagellar hook-basal body protein, with protein sequence MNQGTYPLAASMINQINRIDMISNNLANTNTHGFKQEGSTEGSFNYYLQRAQMEGFTPTKINEVTNTIPKMDSKFINSEQGVVMPTGNALDFALSDSDTFFKIQDKSGDIVYTRDGAFKNLDGFLVDSNGQFVLSNDNEPIALEEEGFENQISVTRIDFEQLEKYKDNNFKLKEDGQITEQLENNDRQLVQGAIEKSNVNSVSTMVALIDAHRRFEQAQKAVNSIDELNENLINKIGNNNN encoded by the coding sequence ATGAATCAAGGTACTTATCCTTTAGCAGCCTCAATGATAAATCAAATCAATAGAATTGATATGATATCAAATAATTTAGCTAATACAAATACACATGGTTTTAAACAAGAAGGTAGTACTGAGGGTTCATTTAATTATTATTTACAAAGAGCTCAAATGGAGGGGTTTACACCAACTAAAATAAATGAAGTGACAAATACAATTCCTAAAATGGATTCTAAATTTATTAATAGTGAGCAAGGTGTAGTTATGCCTACAGGAAATGCTTTGGATTTTGCATTAAGTGATTCTGATACTTTTTTCAAAATACAAGATAAAAGTGGAGATATAGTCTATACAAGAGATGGAGCATTTAAAAATTTAGATGGTTTTTTAGTTGATTCAAATGGCCAATTTGTATTAAGTAATGATAATGAACCTATTGCTCTTGAAGAAGAGGGGTTTGAAAATCAAATCTCTGTTACAAGAATAGATTTTGAGCAACTTGAAAAATATAAAGATAATAACTTTAAACTAAAAGAAGATGGACAAATCACTGAGCAATTAGAGAATAATGATAGACAATTAGTACAAGGTGCAATTGAAAAATCAAATGTTAATTCAGTATCAACAATGGTTGCATTAATTGATGCTCATAGAAGATTTGAACAAGCACAAAAAGCTGTTAATTCTATTGATGAATTGAACGAAAACTTAATTAATAAAATAGGAAATAATAATAACTAA
- a CDS encoding response regulator, with product MKILIVDDSSTMRRIIGNVVMQLGYAKDDFDEAEDGVKAWKLLGESQYDIILTDWNMPNMNGLELVKKVRSEGNHQKVPIIMITTEGGKNEVITALKAGVNNYIVKPFNAEVLKEKLDGVLK from the coding sequence ATGAAGATTTTAATAGTTGACGATAGTTCTACTATGAGAAGAATTATAGGTAATGTTGTCATGCAACTTGGTTACGCTAAAGATGATTTTGATGAAGCAGAAGATGGTGTAAAAGCATGGAAACTACTAGGTGAATCTCAATACGATATAATTTTAACAGATTGGAATATGCCAAATATGAATGGTCTAGAGTTAGTTAAGAAAGTTAGATCTGAGGGTAACCATCAAAAAGTTCCTATCATTATGATTACAACAGAAGGTGGTAAAAATGAGGTTATTACAGCACTTAAAGCAGGTGTAAATAACTATATAGTTAAACCTTTTAATGCCGAAGTATTAAAAGAAAAACTAGATGGGGTTCTGAAATAG
- the flgG gene encoding flagellar basal-body rod protein FlgG, with protein MIRGLYTAATGMNAMQNQIDVTSNNISNVNTIGFKQDRAEFQDLMYESLNYTAGQTSEITSNPTGIDVGLGVRLSGIQKNFLEGDLKITSNSLDMAIEGKGFFQVTMPNGEIAYTRGGAFKLDNEGNIVNGNGYLLEPQITVPENLVNLTIANDGTVTAEDPATGDVTNLGQITTVDFINPAGLTPLGESLFLASDVSGDPIEGVPSEEQFGSIKQGMIELSNVKLVNEMVDLITAQRAYEANSKAITTSDDMLSIVNQLKR; from the coding sequence ATGATAAGAGGTTTATATACAGCAGCAACTGGTATGAATGCAATGCAAAATCAAATAGACGTAACATCAAACAACATTTCGAATGTAAATACTATTGGATTTAAGCAAGATAGAGCAGAGTTTCAAGACTTAATGTATGAAAGTCTTAACTACACTGCTGGACAGACTTCTGAAATCACTTCAAATCCTACAGGGATTGATGTTGGGCTTGGAGTAAGATTATCTGGTATCCAAAAAAACTTTTTAGAAGGTGATTTAAAAATCACTTCAAATTCTTTAGATATGGCTATTGAAGGAAAAGGTTTCTTTCAAGTTACTATGCCAAATGGAGAAATAGCTTATACAAGAGGTGGTGCCTTTAAACTAGATAATGAAGGTAATATCGTAAATGGTAATGGCTATCTTTTAGAACCTCAAATAACTGTACCTGAAAATTTAGTTAACCTTACTATAGCAAATGATGGAACAGTAACAGCAGAAGATCCTGCAACTGGTGATGTAACAAACCTAGGACAAATCACTACTGTTGATTTTATTAATCCAGCAGGTTTAACTCCCCTTGGAGAATCATTATTCCTAGCAAGTGATGTTTCAGGTGATCCTATTGAAGGTGTACCATCAGAAGAACAATTTGGTTCTATAAAACAAGGAATGATTGAATTATCAAATGTAAAACTTGTTAATGAAATGGTTGATTTAATTACAGCACAAAGAGCATATGAAGCTAATTCAAAAGCGATTACAACTTCTGATGATATGCTAAGTATTGTTAATCAATTAAAAAGATAA